AGACTTAAAATGCAGAATTGAAAAGATTCAAACTAACATGGAAGCATGTCCTATTTCATCCACGATCTTCCTTATTTAAACATAGAAAAAGATGGAGTAAAGAgggaactccaccaccttttactcTTGTGGTTGTCCATGCTCTTTTCCTTGCTTGTCCTCCTTGTGTCCTCTTGCATTTCCTCGCATCCGCGCCAATCTTGCTTGCTTCCAATCCTCAAGTGCCTTCCTCACTGATTCATGACTCTCTTCCATCCTTTGAGTATGCAGTGCACCATTGTGGCTCTCTTGAGATTCACCTCCGAGTTGTTTGCAGCTGGGAGAATAGACCTCCTCACTAGTTCAAACCACCCCTTGGCTTCAGGAGTGAGATCTGTTCTCTTAATGAACTTTGGTTTCTTTCCCGCACCCCTTTCCCAGTTAGCTCCGGGTACACAAATATCCCGCAAAATCTGGTCATAATTGGGGTTGTCCAGTCTTGAGTGATAACTCTCTTCTTCAAACTGTATGGACCGTAGCTTCAGTGCCCTCATGACACTCATGGGACCAAAATCCACTATCTTTCCTCTCACAAATCTTGTATATGACTCATCTTTCTTATCATATCAGACCgcatttgcataaaattctctTATGAGGTTTGCATTCACCTTAGTGACAGGATCGGTGAGGAGCTCCCATCTTCTCTTTTCCACTTTATCTATGATTTCTGGACACTCAGTTTTCTTCACTTGAAATCCCAGCTCGTAAATGATTTTCTTTTCAACCATCCACCCGTATTACAATGCATGGTACAGGCTTCTATATCTCTTTTCATTATACGGGTGTTGCTCCATGGGTTCCTTTCCCTTCCTTCTTTTGGAGCTTGATGACGCCAAGAATTTACGTTGCTGTTTTGAGGTGATTTGAGGATACGGATAGATGAAGAATGGGTTGGCTAGGACAATTTGTGATGAAGGGTTTTAGTACACCAAAAGTGTAGAGTGTGGAGAGTGGGGATTTGAATGTGAGGAGTGAGCCTGCACTAAGGTTCCTTTATATAGGGAGATCATGAGAGAATGGAAGGTGTGGATTGCAGGAATGGTTGCTTGATGGACGGTTGGGGTTGTCTATGAAGGAAAGACAAGGATCATCACTTAATGAGAGTGAATGGTTCAGTCTTCAAAAGGTCTCCTTTCttcaatgttgcatggcaacgtTTCCCCATGCGTTCCTTCTTGAGACAAGTGTGTAGTTCTCTTCATGAAGTGGCTGAACCTCCCCCATTTAATTGTCCAATCAATCTCCATCAATGCTCCTTTTCTTTTCCCTATAAAGACAAAATAAGAAAGGTGAGAATAATATCAAACCAAAGACAATTGAACTTTACGGCtagaattaaaaagaaaaatgagaaaagatTAAATTGTTTATTCATAAAttccaactaactaactaactattcGTGGGTCCTTATATGCATATTGGTGGCACCATggggtgacaccaaacttagtttggagCACTGTGATGAAAAGTTCTGTTCAAAGCTTCCAAGACTAGCatgctttgaacaccaaacttgttcttCACTGTATACTGCACAATAAGGATTCCACTAAGAGTTTGTCAAGTTTGGGTTTGAATTCATAAATATTGACTTATTTACTATCTTCTAAAAGCAtataaaacatgggttgcctcccatgaagcgcttctttagcgtcactagcttgacgtttcTCCCTCATCAGGGTGGTTGGTAGTGCTTGAAGTCCTCCCCTCTCGCTGTGGACTTGTATCCATTGGTTGTATCAATGATCTCTACATGTTCTAGGGAGAGAATTCTGTTGATTGTGAAGACTTTAGGTAACTGAGATGGTACAGTAGGGAGATTAGGGGGGATGTTTGGAAAGTAAGCTGAGATCACTCTATCTCCTGGAGAGAAGTCTTCCGTAGGGATCTTTTTGTTCCTCCACTTCCTTGGTACCTTCTTCCTTGTGTCCTTTGATATTGCCTTGCTCTTGATGACTTCTTTTTCTAAGGGATTTGTGATGTTGTCTTCACATGCCTCTAGAGGTTTAGGCTCTTCTAACTTTTCCTTGAGCAGTGGTAGTTGCTGTTTCCCTTGTTTATCAACCAAAGGAGTCTCCAGATAGGTTGGGTGTGCTTCTgtgcttgcttcctcctttaGCATCTCATCATGGTCTTTCCTTAGTTCTTTGTACTCTTGGTCTACTTCTTGTGAGAGTTTGAAGACATTAAAGCTGAGCCGTTCATCATGGATCCTCAATATTAGCTCCCCTTTCtccacatctatgagtgctctggccgtagctaggaagggtcttcccaaTATGATTGGGTGAGTGTGACTTTCTTCCATGTCCAAGATGACAAAGTCTGTTGGGAGAAAGTATTTCCCAACCTTTAGTAACACATTTTCCaccactcctattgcttgcTTTTGAGTCTTATCAGCCAGTCTGATGACCACATCTGTGGGCATTATCTCATTGATATGCAGCCTTTTTGCCAGGGATAGGGGCAgtaagttgatgcttgccccTAAATCACAGAGTGCTCTATCGAACATTGTTTCCCCTATGGCACAGGGGatgtgaaaactccctgggtctcTTCTTTTTGCAGGCAATTCAGGTTGAATAAGggcactacattccttgttTAACACTATAGTTTGGCCTCCTTTGAGTGAGCTTTTCCTGGGAAGAAGTTCCTTCATGTACTTGATGAATGCAGGCATTTGTTGTATGGCCTTGATGAATGGTATGTTCACATGCAGAGATGCAAACAAGTCTAGGAACcttgagtatattctcttccccACAGCACCATTGAGCAGTTGGGGAAATGGTGCATAGAGCTTCAGCAACTCTTATTGTGAGATTtctggttcttggtgatctctATCCTCCTCCTCTGTTGAGTTGTTTTCAGGCTGTTGGGAGAGGTCGCTTTGCTC
This sequence is a window from Arachis stenosperma cultivar V10309 chromosome 10, arast.V10309.gnm1.PFL2, whole genome shotgun sequence. Protein-coding genes within it:
- the LOC130957147 gene encoding uncharacterized protein LOC130957147 produces the protein MPAFIKYMKELLPRKSSLKGGQTIVLNKECSALIQPELPAKRRDPGSFHIPCAIGETMFDRALCDLGASINLLPLSLAKRLHINEIMPTDVVIRLADKTQKQAIGVVENVLLKVGKYFLPTDFVILDMEESHTHPIILGRPFLATARALIDVEKGELILRIHDERLSFNVFKLSQEVDQEYKELRKDHDEMLKEEASTEAHPTYLETPLVDKQGKQQLPLLKEKLEEPKPLEACEDNITNPLEKEVIKSKAISKDTRKKVPRKWRNKKIPTEDFSPGDRVISAYFPNIPPNLPTVPSQLPKVFTINRILSLEHVEIIDTTNGYKSTARGEDFKHYQPP